A part of Rhipicephalus microplus isolate Deutch F79 chromosome 8, USDA_Rmic, whole genome shotgun sequence genomic DNA contains:
- the LOC142769082 gene encoding uncharacterized protein LOC142769082 isoform X1: MEHLAPSELCLPTTLAMGKPRKKRTAEEEAAYREARRAADRERCRLRRLDPVYVASERIKKRQRRLDPEKRQRRLDPEYAKRRREAEAARRRKQRQLAGLKARPAAGVPHPRLHRNQYTSCEKTVSKSTEANIVPKIHHVSTQIEHKVSTTPAHQRMCHSQSKVTKQHPLYCRGPRIATPGPVKVVEGASAYAKEAADKTTWCAGIYQTNMYSPTVSCWMQSHNLEDSDNIS, translated from the exons ATGGAACACCTGGCGCCGAGCGAGCTGTGTTTGCCTACAACGCTGGCCATGGGTAAACCGAGGAAGAAGCGCACGGCCGAAGAAGAAGCCGCCTACCGCGAGGCTCGGCGTGCAGCGGACCGTGAGCGTTGTCGTCTACGACGATTAGATCCCGTTTACGTGGCCAGTGAAAGAATCAAGAAGCGACAACGAAGATTGGACCCGGAGAAGCGACAACGAAGATTGGACCCGGAGTATGCAAAGCGAAGGCGCGAGGCAGAAGCGGCACGGAGGCGAAAACAGCGACAATTGGCCGGTCTAAAGGCCCGCCCTGCTGCCGGCGTTCCACATCCAAGGTTGCAC CGCAACCAGTACACATCGTGTGAGAAAACCGTGTCCAAATCAACAGAGGCTAATATAGTCCCCAAGATACACCATGTATCGACGCAAATTGAACACAAGGTTTCTACAACGCCTGCCCACCAGCGAATGTGCCACAGCCAATCAAAG GTTACAAAGCAGCATCCTCTGTATTGTAGAGGACCAAGAATAGCGACTCCAGGACCTGTGAAAGTCGTGGAAGGTGCCAGTGCATATGCAAAAGAGGCTGCTGACAAAACCACATGGTGTGCAGGCATCTATCAGACCAACATGTACTCTCCAACGGTCTCCTGTTGGATGCAATCCCACAATCTCGAAGACAGCGACAATATTTCTTGA
- the LOC142769082 gene encoding uncharacterized protein LOC142769082 isoform X2, with product MYVYVQLQMFSVGARQRLLGRVQATPPGYGLDIRKQRVGRAKFAQPKRRPFASKLGVLRPENVTVNGNRIPTMLDRNAKRARRGSGPSEVCQRNQYTSCEKTVSKSTEANIVPKIHHVSTQIEHKVSTTPAHQRMCHSQSKVTKQHPLYCRGPRIATPGPVKVVEGASAYAKEAADKTTWCAGIYQTNMYSPTVSCWMQSHNLEDSDNIS from the exons ATGTATGTCTACGTCCAGCTCCAGATGTTCTCTGTAGGGGCGCGCCAGCGCTTGCTCGGCCGTGTTCAGGCAACACCACCAGGGTACGGTTTAGACATTCGGAAGCAACGGGTCGGCCGTGCAAAGTTCGCACAGCCGAAGAGGAGGCCGTTTGCCTCGAAGCTAGGCGTGCTGCGGCCCGAGAATGTAACCGTAAACGGAAATCGGATCCCGACTATGCTCGACAGGAACGCGAAGCGAGCGCGGCGAGGAAGCGGGCCAAGCGAAGTGTGCCAG CGCAACCAGTACACATCGTGTGAGAAAACCGTGTCCAAATCAACAGAGGCTAATATAGTCCCCAAGATACACCATGTATCGACGCAAATTGAACACAAGGTTTCTACAACGCCTGCCCACCAGCGAATGTGCCACAGCCAATCAAAG GTTACAAAGCAGCATCCTCTGTATTGTAGAGGACCAAGAATAGCGACTCCAGGACCTGTGAAAGTCGTGGAAGGTGCCAGTGCATATGCAAAAGAGGCTGCTGACAAAACCACATGGTGTGCAGGCATCTATCAGACCAACATGTACTCTCCAACGGTCTCCTGTTGGATGCAATCCCACAATCTCGAAGACAGCGACAATATTTCTTGA